The following coding sequences lie in one Arthrobacter sp. SLBN-122 genomic window:
- a CDS encoding DUF6541 family protein, which yields MSWFDALPQFVLAVALLFLPGAAVGTAARLGVTRTVAAAPAVSISIIAVAAIAAPLVGVAWSLLPAAAATIGVCATAFAASTLLKKKDGTADAKLDERPRHWIVASVAATAIAAVLVGRRLVRAIGSPESFSQTFDNVFHLNAIRYILDTGSGSSLTVSNMTGGSAYPAAWHDLVSLLVKIGGGEITSSVNVINIVVAALVWPVGCIYLSQAIWGRRPAVSVAAGILSAAFGAFPISLLDFGVLYPNFLALALLPMVFALGLDALGLSAASSHSRLLSLLLLLAVFPGMALAHPSAAMAWLALMLPPTLYAYARALVNTLRYSKGRARIVVPTVSSIAFVAAIVLIRVLWDVVRPPAETAFWPPVESTGQAIGEVISSSAIGRPVAWGVMLLTLLGIYVTIRSARQLWLLGTFAVAGFLFVVVSSFPADDFRLFLTGIWYNDPPRLAALLPMVTIPLACRGAVAVWNQLCTIVQRAPGLVRGRFLQHAEVAKPGRTLQPAMLVAAAATVLVLALTVATQRGNVNQAEASMAGSYRLSENSPLISTDEMALIERLPGEVPEDAVLVGNPWNGSSLAYAFADRKLVQLHILSAVPQGVGPLLNGPPPAKDDPAVCPTVESLKVDYILDFGHREVHGRDSGYKGLDALIAAGMAKLEDSQGEAKLYKLDLCPAK from the coding sequence TTGTCTTGGTTTGATGCATTACCGCAGTTCGTCCTCGCGGTGGCTCTGCTATTTCTTCCCGGTGCCGCCGTTGGCACGGCGGCAAGGTTGGGTGTAACCAGAACCGTGGCCGCTGCTCCCGCGGTAAGCATCTCGATAATTGCTGTGGCTGCCATCGCAGCGCCCTTAGTTGGAGTAGCTTGGTCGCTGCTGCCGGCGGCTGCGGCAACCATTGGGGTGTGCGCGACAGCCTTTGCGGCCTCCACCTTGCTCAAGAAGAAGGACGGCACGGCTGATGCAAAGTTGGACGAGAGGCCGCGCCACTGGATAGTGGCATCTGTAGCGGCAACGGCCATCGCAGCCGTGCTGGTAGGTCGCCGGTTGGTGCGTGCTATCGGCTCTCCGGAATCGTTCTCGCAGACCTTCGACAACGTCTTCCATTTGAACGCCATACGGTACATTCTCGACACCGGTTCCGGTTCATCCCTCACTGTGAGCAATATGACAGGCGGTAGTGCCTATCCTGCTGCCTGGCATGATCTGGTTTCCTTACTCGTCAAGATTGGGGGAGGGGAGATAACCTCCTCCGTCAACGTCATCAACATTGTGGTGGCTGCCCTTGTGTGGCCTGTCGGGTGCATTTATCTCTCTCAAGCTATTTGGGGACGCCGTCCAGCGGTCAGTGTGGCGGCTGGAATTCTGTCAGCAGCTTTCGGCGCTTTTCCCATTTCCCTGCTGGACTTCGGGGTTCTCTATCCGAATTTTCTTGCGCTTGCTCTCCTGCCCATGGTGTTTGCCCTGGGCCTGGACGCGCTTGGTCTGTCCGCGGCGTCCAGCCACTCCAGGCTTCTGAGCTTGCTTCTCCTGCTTGCTGTTTTTCCCGGTATGGCCCTTGCACACCCCAGCGCAGCCATGGCTTGGCTGGCCCTCATGTTGCCCCCAACCCTCTACGCTTATGCCCGTGCTTTGGTGAATACGCTTAGATACAGCAAGGGCCGGGCGCGCATCGTAGTTCCGACGGTGTCCTCCATTGCATTCGTTGCTGCCATCGTATTGATCCGGGTTTTATGGGATGTGGTGCGTCCCCCTGCCGAAACTGCCTTTTGGCCGCCAGTAGAGTCGACGGGCCAGGCCATAGGTGAGGTGATTTCCAGCTCAGCTATCGGCCGTCCCGTTGCATGGGGCGTCATGCTGCTGACGCTCCTTGGGATTTACGTGACTATCCGGTCGGCAAGGCAACTATGGCTATTGGGGACATTTGCGGTCGCAGGATTTCTTTTTGTCGTGGTTAGTTCTTTCCCGGCCGACGACTTCCGGCTTTTTCTCACCGGAATCTGGTACAACGATCCTCCCCGTCTGGCTGCTCTCCTGCCTATGGTGACCATCCCGCTTGCCTGCAGGGGCGCCGTCGCGGTGTGGAATCAGTTGTGCACCATTGTGCAAAGGGCGCCGGGTTTGGTGAGGGGCCGCTTCCTCCAACATGCTGAGGTGGCAAAGCCGGGGCGGACACTGCAGCCGGCAATGCTGGTTGCTGCCGCGGCCACCGTACTGGTTTTGGCTTTGACTGTGGCCACCCAGCGTGGGAATGTCAACCAAGCCGAAGCGTCGATGGCTGGGTCTTACCGGTTGTCCGAGAACTCGCCGCTGATATCTACTGATGAGATGGCACTGATAGAGCGACTGCCCGGCGAGGTTCCCGAGGACGCTGTGCTGGTGGGGAATCCGTGGAACGGAAGTTCCCTCGCGTATGCCTTTGCTGACCGGAAGCTCGTCCAACTTCACATTCTTAGTGCTGTTCCCCAGGGCGTAGGTCCTCTTCTCAACGGTCCTCCCCCTGCCAAGGACGATCCTGCTGTATGCCCCACAGTTGAAAGCCTGAAGGTTGATTACATTCTCGACTTCGGGCACCGTGAGGTCCATGGAAGGGACAGCGGCTATAAAGGACTGGACGCCCTGATAGCTGCCGGCATGGCCAAGCTCGAAGACTCGCAGGGTGAAGCGAAGCTCTACAAGCTTGACTTGTGTCCTGCCAAGTAA
- a CDS encoding ABC transporter ATP-binding protein gives MDNAIEVSDISKQFVLRHTRSIKEAVVWLVKGRKGDLSEKFHALKNVSLNVEAGETVALLGLNGSGKSTLLKHISGVMLPDTGTVKTRGRVAGLIEVGAGFHPDLSGRDNVFLNGAILGMTEQQIKDRFDDIVEFSEIGQFIDTEVKFYSSGMYLRLAFSVAVHTDPEVFLIDEILAVGDEPFQRKCIDKIQELAADGKTLVVVSHDLDLVSRICRRGVLLKHGELIYDGPIHEAVGLLRN, from the coding sequence GTGGACAACGCAATTGAAGTTTCTGACATCAGCAAGCAGTTTGTCCTCCGCCATACACGATCGATCAAAGAAGCCGTCGTTTGGCTCGTGAAAGGACGCAAGGGGGACCTCTCCGAAAAGTTCCACGCCCTGAAAAACGTCTCCCTTAATGTCGAGGCCGGGGAGACGGTCGCGCTCCTGGGCCTCAACGGTTCAGGAAAGTCCACTTTGCTCAAGCACATCTCCGGCGTCATGCTTCCTGACACTGGGACGGTAAAGACGAGGGGCAGGGTCGCCGGGCTGATAGAAGTTGGGGCCGGCTTCCACCCCGACCTCTCGGGGCGGGACAACGTGTTCCTCAACGGTGCCATCCTTGGTATGACCGAACAGCAGATCAAGGATCGATTTGACGACATCGTCGAGTTTTCGGAGATCGGCCAGTTCATAGATACAGAGGTCAAGTTTTACTCCTCCGGCATGTATCTGCGGCTCGCCTTCTCAGTTGCTGTGCACACAGACCCGGAAGTGTTCCTCATCGATGAGATCCTCGCTGTCGGAGACGAGCCTTTCCAGCGCAAATGTATCGACAAGATCCAGGAACTGGCAGCGGACGGCAAGACCCTGGTTGTGGTAAGCCACGACTTGGATCTTGTGTCGAGGATCTGCCGAAGGGGTGTCCTTCTCAAGCATGGAGAACTGATTTACGACGGCCCTATACACGAGGCTGTCGGGCTGTTGCGTAATTGA